One window from the genome of Streptomyces sp. NBC_00287 encodes:
- a CDS encoding site-specific integrase yields MIRRTVQPATTGLTDADGELIVFFPHDFRRIFVTDAIMNGLPPHIAQVICGHKSLDTTMVTIGQRSPLAVMAGPKVGPMVGQTAPLSLPVRSSKRPTAQPECATGRTSSAAMLRGQPASLAGCGS; encoded by the coding sequence ATGATCCGCCGGACAGTGCAGCCAGCCACCACAGGCCTGACCGATGCCGACGGCGAACTGATCGTCTTCTTCCCGCACGACTTCCGCAGGATCTTCGTGACCGACGCCATCATGAACGGCCTGCCACCGCACATCGCCCAAGTGATCTGCGGGCATAAGAGTCTTGACACGACGATGGTCACGATCGGGCAACGCAGCCCACTGGCAGTCATGGCCGGGCCCAAGGTTGGGCCCATGGTCGGGCAGACCGCGCCACTCTCCCTACCGGTGCGCAGCTCGAAACGCCCGACTGCGCAGCCCGAATGCGCAACCGGCCGAACATCCAGCGCCGCCATGCTGCGCGGTCAGCCTGCGAGTTTGGCAGGCTGCGGCTCGTGA
- a CDS encoding TetR/AcrR family transcriptional regulator, with protein MPRPRAFDERQVLERAREQFWATGYAGTRMDDIAQATGLGKGSLYGAFGDKGKLFHRVFGDWCTAVVEVAEGRLAGGPDAEALARLSGYVHLMAENTASDTERRGCLLAKGAAELAQHDPTVAGRSAETMTALLTLLRTEISAAQRHGDIDSAADPQRLAALLLTVVRGIEAVGKAGLDPETLRNVADTALAVLPMPEGQKRLAAGRSPAREN; from the coding sequence ATGCCGAGACCACGCGCATTCGACGAACGCCAAGTCCTGGAGCGGGCCCGGGAACAGTTCTGGGCGACCGGCTATGCAGGAACCCGGATGGACGACATCGCCCAGGCGACCGGCCTGGGCAAGGGCAGCCTGTACGGCGCATTCGGCGACAAGGGCAAGCTGTTCCACCGTGTGTTCGGCGACTGGTGCACCGCAGTCGTTGAGGTGGCCGAAGGGCGGCTGGCAGGTGGCCCGGACGCAGAGGCCCTGGCCCGGCTGTCGGGATACGTGCACCTCATGGCGGAGAACACCGCCTCCGACACCGAGCGCCGCGGGTGCCTGTTGGCCAAGGGCGCGGCGGAACTGGCCCAGCACGATCCGACGGTCGCCGGACGGTCGGCCGAGACCATGACGGCACTGCTGACCCTGCTGCGGACGGAGATCAGCGCCGCCCAGCGCCACGGCGACATCGACAGCGCTGCGGATCCGCAGCGGTTGGCGGCACTGCTGCTCACGGTGGTCCGCGGTATCGAGGCGGTAGGCAAGGCCGGTCTGGACCCGGAGACGCTGCGGAACGTTGCAGACACCGCACTGGCGGTCCTGCCCATGCCCGAGGGGCAGAAACGCCTCGCAGCCGGCCGCAGTCCGGCCCGCGAGAACTAA
- a CDS encoding SDR family NAD(P)-dependent oxidoreductase — protein sequence MPGVLKEKVAVITGGTSGIGLAIAHRFVREGARVFVTGRDIDRLEAAVKEMGPAATGVRSDVSVLADLDALYARVREEAGHIDVLVANAGIVADAALGAHTEANVDLTLAVNVKGPLFTVQKALPLLAENASILVIGSSNSMRPNEHLEVYSASKAALSNLVHNWARQSRQRRFRVNVLSPGPTQTPGLLGAAGPDVDQFAEAVVPLGRLADAEEIAEAALFLASDASSFVTGAELFADGGYTRA from the coding sequence ATGCCAGGCGTGTTGAAGGAGAAGGTGGCCGTGATCACCGGAGGGACCAGCGGGATCGGGCTGGCCATCGCCCACCGCTTCGTCCGGGAGGGCGCACGGGTCTTCGTGACCGGCCGGGACATCGACCGCCTCGAAGCGGCAGTCAAGGAGATGGGCCCTGCGGCCACCGGCGTACGATCCGACGTCTCGGTCCTGGCCGACCTGGACGCGCTCTACGCGCGAGTCCGCGAGGAGGCCGGACACATCGACGTGCTGGTGGCCAACGCGGGAATCGTCGCGGACGCCGCGCTCGGCGCCCACACCGAGGCGAACGTCGATCTGACGCTCGCCGTCAACGTCAAGGGCCCACTCTTCACCGTCCAGAAGGCGCTTCCGCTCCTGGCGGAGAACGCCTCCATCCTGGTCATCGGCTCAAGCAACAGCATGCGGCCCAATGAGCACCTCGAGGTCTACAGCGCCTCGAAGGCAGCGTTGAGCAACCTCGTACACAACTGGGCCCGGCAATCGCGCCAGCGCCGATTCCGGGTCAACGTCCTCAGCCCAGGACCCACGCAGACCCCTGGCCTGCTGGGCGCCGCGGGGCCGGACGTCGACCAGTTCGCCGAGGCCGTCGTGCCACTGGGGCGGCTGGCCGACGCCGAGGAAATCGCCGAGGCCGCCCTCTTCCTGGCTTCCGACGCCTCGTCGTTCGTCACCGGCGCCGAACTCTTCGCCGACGGCGGCTACACCCGGGCCTGA
- a CDS encoding IS630 family transposase, whose protein sequence is MSRGPRAVEVALSDEERAELLLWVGGVVAPRLVERARIVLACADGQPNTRVAAELKVTADTVRKWRSRFAARRMAGLADEPRPGRRKSVLVLSDEERAQLTRWARRAKTAQFLALRARIVLRCAEGGTNRQVAAELGVREQSVSRWRARFVERRLDGLTDEPRPGRPPSILLDQVEDVVVATLESTPGKDTHWSRASMAERTGLSKSTIGRIWKKFDLKPHLQDAFKLSTDPQFVAKVVDVVGLYHHPPEKAVVLCVDEKSQIQALDRSQPVLPMMPGMPERRTHDYLRHGITSLFAAFNIADGTVIGELHRRHRAVEFKKFLVTIDKRVPAGLDVHLVCDNYATHNTPEIKTWLGKHPRFHVHFTPTGSSWINQVERWFGLLTDKLIRRGVHTSVKALEDDIRAWIDSWNENPRPFTWTKTADEILTSLADYLTKVTPPANDNQRQI, encoded by the coding sequence ATGTCTCGGGGTCCTCGTGCCGTCGAAGTTGCGCTGTCCGATGAGGAGCGCGCCGAGTTGCTGCTCTGGGTGGGCGGGGTGGTGGCGCCCCGTCTGGTCGAGCGGGCACGGATCGTCTTGGCGTGCGCGGACGGGCAGCCGAATACACGTGTGGCGGCGGAGTTGAAGGTAACCGCGGACACGGTGAGGAAGTGGCGGTCGCGGTTTGCTGCCCGGCGGATGGCCGGCCTGGCCGATGAGCCGCGGCCAGGCCGGCGCAAGTCGGTGCTGGTGCTCAGTGATGAGGAGCGGGCTCAGCTGACGCGTTGGGCCAGGCGCGCCAAGACCGCTCAGTTCCTGGCTTTGCGCGCGAGGATCGTGCTGCGGTGCGCGGAGGGCGGGACGAATAGGCAGGTGGCGGCCGAACTCGGGGTGCGCGAGCAGTCGGTGAGCCGCTGGCGGGCCCGGTTCGTCGAGCGGCGGCTGGACGGGCTGACCGATGAGCCGCGGCCCGGCAGGCCGCCCTCGATCCTGCTCGACCAGGTCGAGGATGTTGTCGTGGCGACGCTGGAATCGACCCCGGGTAAGGACACGCACTGGTCGCGGGCCTCGATGGCCGAGCGCACCGGGCTGTCGAAGTCGACCATCGGGCGGATCTGGAAGAAGTTCGACCTCAAGCCGCACCTGCAGGATGCCTTCAAACTCTCTACCGATCCGCAGTTCGTCGCGAAGGTCGTCGACGTCGTCGGCCTGTATCACCACCCGCCCGAGAAGGCGGTGGTGCTGTGCGTGGACGAGAAGAGCCAGATCCAGGCGCTGGACCGCTCGCAGCCGGTGCTGCCGATGATGCCGGGCATGCCCGAGCGGCGTACCCACGACTACCTGCGGCACGGCATCACCAGTCTGTTCGCCGCGTTCAACATCGCCGACGGCACGGTCATCGGTGAACTGCACCGCCGCCACCGGGCTGTCGAGTTCAAGAAGTTCCTGGTCACGATAGACAAGAGGGTTCCCGCCGGGCTCGATGTGCACCTGGTGTGTGACAACTACGCCACCCACAACACCCCCGAGATCAAGACCTGGCTCGGCAAGCACCCCCGCTTCCATGTCCACTTCACTCCGACCGGCTCCTCCTGGATCAACCAGGTCGAGAGATGGTTCGGCCTGCTCACCGACAAGCTCATCCGCCGAGGCGTCCACACCTCGGTGAAGGCGTTGGAGGACGACATCAGGGCCTGGATCGACTCGTGGAACGAGAACCCCAGGCCCTTCACCTGGACCAAGACCGCCGACGAGATCCTCACATCCCTCGCCGACTACCTCACCAAGGTCACTCCTCCAGCCAACGATAACCAGCGACAGATTTAA
- a CDS encoding IS5 family transposase (programmed frameshift), whose translation MVVGLVVGKRQSRPWIVSDELWSLIEPLLPEPGPKLVEGRPRVPDRQALCGILFVLHTGIQWEYLPQELGFGSGMTCWRRLAAWNEAGVWDELHLILLKKLRVAKKLDWSRAVIDSSHVRAARRGPKSGPSPVDRARPGSKHHVLTDAQGIPLAVSLTGGNRNDVTQLLPLLDKVPAVAGVVGRPRRRPDALLADRGYDHDKYRRLLWARGIRPVIAERGQEHGSGLGMFRYVVERTIAWLHGFRRLRIRWERRDDIHEAFLGLATCLITHRHVQRLC comes from the exons ATGGTCGTTGGTCTGGTCGTGGGAAAGCGACAGTCGCGGCCTTGGATCGTGTCGGATGAACTGTGGTCGCTCATCGAGCCGTTGCTGCCCGAGCCGGGGCCGAAGCTGGTGGAGGGCCGGCCGCGGGTACCGGACCGGCAGGCCTTGTGCGGGATCCTGTTCGTGCTGCACACCGGCATCCAATGGGAGTACCTCCCACAGGAGTTGGGCTTCGGCTCGGGCATGACGTGCTGGCGGCGGCTGGCCGCCTGGAACGAGGCCGGCGTGTGGGACGAACTGCACCTGATACTGCTGAAGAAGCTGCGGGTAGCGAAGAAGCTGGACTGGTCGCGGGCGGTGATCGACTCCTCCCACGTGCGGGCCGCTCGGCGCGGCC CCAAAAGCGGCCCCAGCCCGGTCGACCGCGCACGGCCGGGCAGCAAGCACCACGTCCTCACCGACGCCCAGGGCATCCCGCTCGCGGTGTCCCTGACCGGCGGAAACCGCAACGACGTCACGCAGTTGCTGCCCCTGCTGGACAAGGTCCCGGCCGTGGCCGGCGTCGTCGGCCGGCCCCGACGCAGACCCGATGCGCTCCTCGCCGACCGCGGCTACGACCACGACAAGTACCGCCGATTGCTCTGGGCCCGCGGCATCCGTCCGGTCATCGCCGAACGAGGACAGGAACACGGCAGCGGCCTGGGCATGTTCCGCTATGTGGTCGAGCGCACGATCGCCTGGCTGCACGGTTTCCGCCGCCTGCGGATCCGCTGGGAACGACGCGACGACATCCACGAAGCCTTCCTCGGCCTCGCCACCTGCCTCATCACCCACCGCCACGTCCAACGCCTTTGTTAG
- a CDS encoding IS630 family transposase (programmed frameshift) has protein sequence MRYAQGGGLSDERRQFREGIRMMAAERFAAGEPSSAIAAELRVSVRSVQRWRRLWDKGGPRALRSAGSASVPRLSDAQFAQLEAELAKGPVAHGWPDQRWTLSRVKTVIGRRFHKSYTLQGVRKLLIRHGFSCQVPTRRAVERDEEAIWLGEGDLAARGNTAAALDAWVVFEDEAGFSMTPPTARTWARRGHTPVIRVRGRTSRQLSIAALACYKTGQPSRLIYRPKRHGSRREGRRSFAWTDYRDLLIAAHRQLGAPIILIWDNLGTHLCADMRRFIDGQNWLTVVQLPAYAPELNPVEGIWSLLRRGYTTNVAFTSTDHLIRTVRQGLRKIQYRPALLDGCLAETGLTLHPS, from the exons ATGAGGTACGCGCAGGGCGGCGGTCTGTCGGACGAGCGCCGGCAGTTCCGCGAGGGGATCCGCATGATGGCCGCAGAGCGGTTCGCCGCTGGTGAGCCGAGTTCGGCGATCGCGGCGGAGTTACGGGTCAGCGTCCGGTCGGTGCAGCGGTGGCGGCGGTTGTGGGACAAGGGCGGCCCGCGGGCCCTGCGGTCAGCGGGATCCGCCTCCGTTCCCCGGTTGAGCGATGCCCAGTTCGCCCAGCTGGAGGCGGAGTTGGCGAAGGGGCCGGTGGCGCACGGCTGGCCGGACCAGCGCTGGACACTGTCACGGGTGAAGACCGTGATCGGCCGGCGTTTCCATAAGAGCTACACCCTGCAAGGGGTGCGCAAGCTGCTGATCAGGCATGGCTTCTCCTGCCAGGTGCCGACCAGACGGGCCGTCGAACGCGACGAGGAGGCCATC TGGCTGGGTGAAGGAGACCTGGCCGCACGTGGAAACACCGCGGCGGCGCTCGACGCATGGGTCGTCTTCGAGGACGAAGCCGGCTTCTCGATGACGCCGCCCACCGCACGCACGTGGGCCAGGCGCGGCCACACCCCGGTGATCAGGGTGCGCGGCCGCACCTCGCGCCAGCTGTCCATCGCCGCCCTGGCCTGCTACAAGACAGGCCAACCCTCCCGCCTGATCTACCGGCCCAAGCGGCATGGCAGCCGACGTGAGGGCCGCCGGAGCTTTGCCTGGACGGACTACCGAGACCTCCTGATCGCCGCTCACCGTCAGCTCGGCGCCCCCATCATCCTTATCTGGGACAACCTCGGCACTCATCTCTGCGCGGACATGCGCCGCTTCATCGACGGCCAGAACTGGCTGACCGTCGTCCAGTTACCCGCCTACGCTCCCGAGCTCAACCCGGTCGAAGGCATCTGGTCGCTGCTGCGACGCGGCTACACCACCAACGTCGCCTTCACCAGCACAGACCACCTCATCCGCACCGTCCGCCAGGGACTCCGCAAGATCCAGTACCGGCCGGCCCTCCTCGACGGCTGCCTCGCAGAAACGGGACTCACCCTCCACCCCTCATAA
- a CDS encoding IS110 family transposase translates to MPQIWAGVDIGKEFHHCVVVDERGERLLSRRVFNDEPALLELIADVLVLSEDALWGVDINHGGGALLIGLLLSHDQPMVYITGLAVHQASAAYRSQGKTDEKDAFVIADQARMRQDLGLLRPGDEIAVDLRTLTARRLDLVNDRTRQTNRLRAQLLEFFPALERALNLSKKGPVMLLTGYQTPAAIRRSGARRIGTWLKNRKVKNAAMLAETAVEAARSQHTALPGEILAAAMVARIAKGVLALDQEIAELDALIEARFNEHRHATLIRSLPGMGTLLGAEFIAATGGDLEAFGTADRLASFAGLSPVPRDSGRVSGNMRRPRRYHRGLLRAFYLSAMASLRTCSASQAYYGRKRNEGKGHKQALLGVGDDPTLAVPPGGRPRLRSRRAARALLIRD, encoded by the coding sequence GTGCCCCAGATCTGGGCCGGAGTGGACATCGGCAAGGAATTCCACCACTGCGTGGTGGTCGACGAGCGCGGCGAACGCCTCCTTTCACGCCGAGTCTTCAACGATGAACCAGCCTTGCTGGAGCTGATCGCAGACGTACTCGTGCTTTCCGAGGACGCCCTGTGGGGTGTGGACATCAACCACGGTGGGGGCGCCCTGCTCATCGGTCTCCTGCTCAGCCACGACCAGCCGATGGTCTACATCACCGGCTTGGCCGTGCACCAGGCGTCGGCCGCCTACCGCAGCCAGGGCAAGACGGATGAGAAGGACGCGTTCGTCATCGCCGACCAGGCACGCATGCGCCAGGACCTCGGTCTCCTGCGGCCCGGCGACGAGATAGCCGTCGACTTGCGAACCCTCACCGCCCGCCGCCTCGACCTGGTCAACGACCGCACCCGTCAGACCAACCGGCTGCGGGCCCAACTGCTGGAGTTCTTCCCTGCGTTGGAGCGGGCACTGAACCTGAGCAAGAAGGGTCCGGTCATGCTGCTGACCGGCTACCAGACGCCGGCCGCGATCCGCCGCAGCGGGGCCAGGCGCATCGGAACCTGGCTGAAGAACCGCAAGGTGAAGAACGCCGCCATGCTCGCCGAAACAGCTGTCGAGGCGGCCAGGTCCCAGCACACCGCCCTGCCGGGAGAGATCCTCGCGGCCGCCATGGTCGCCCGCATCGCCAAGGGCGTGCTGGCCCTCGACCAGGAGATCGCCGAACTCGACGCGCTCATCGAAGCCCGGTTCAACGAGCACCGACACGCGACGCTGATCCGCAGCCTGCCCGGCATGGGCACCCTCCTCGGCGCCGAGTTCATCGCCGCCACCGGCGGCGACCTGGAAGCGTTCGGCACGGCCGACCGCCTGGCGTCCTTCGCCGGCCTCTCACCAGTGCCGCGGGACTCCGGCCGCGTCAGCGGCAACATGCGCCGCCCGCGCCGCTACCACCGCGGCCTGCTCCGGGCCTTCTACCTCTCCGCGATGGCCAGTCTGAGAACGTGCTCCGCCTCCCAGGCTTACTACGGGCGCAAGCGGAACGAGGGGAAGGGGCACAAACAGGCCCTTCTCGGCGTAGGCGACGACCCCACCCTCGCTGTCCCGCCCGGAGGCAGGCCGCGCTTACGCTCTCGGCGCGCAGCCCGAGCGCTCCTCATACGCGACTGA
- a CDS encoding (2Fe-2S)-binding protein: MSTVEFTDRVDLRLRVNGLDMQLHAVDAHVSLLDLLREHLGLTGAKKGCNHGECGACTVLLDGRRVNGCLVLAAAADGREVVTVEGLAQGEQLHPVQRAFIDCDAFQCGFCTSGQVISAVACIDEGHTTDEHEIREWMSGNICRCSSYPQIVEAVQAAAASEHEKTPS; encoded by the coding sequence ATGAGCACGGTGGAGTTCACCGACCGCGTCGACCTTCGCCTGCGCGTGAATGGCCTCGACATGCAGCTCCATGCGGTTGACGCACATGTGTCCCTGCTGGATCTGCTGCGTGAGCACCTCGGCCTGACCGGCGCCAAGAAGGGCTGCAACCATGGCGAGTGCGGCGCGTGCACGGTCCTGCTCGACGGCCGCAGGGTGAACGGGTGCCTGGTCCTGGCCGCGGCGGCGGACGGGCGTGAGGTCGTGACCGTAGAGGGCCTTGCCCAGGGCGAGCAGTTGCACCCGGTCCAGCGCGCGTTCATCGACTGCGACGCATTCCAGTGCGGGTTCTGCACCTCCGGCCAGGTGATCTCCGCCGTGGCCTGCATCGACGAGGGCCACACAACCGACGAGCACGAGATCCGCGAGTGGATGAGCGGGAACATCTGCCGCTGCAGCTCTTATCCGCAGATCGTCGAGGCGGTCCAGGCCGCCGCCGCGTCCGAGCATGAGAAGACACCGAGCTGA
- a CDS encoding GNAT family N-acetyltransferase, producing the protein MSSRTSPISQPITIRRAVARDAKRLTRLVRGSGAYEGKYASAVAGYRVGPDYIEAHRAFVAVGADEHGGRVLGFYSLVLVPPELDLLFVADEAQGRGIGRLLVAHMQSEARAAGLDRVKVVSHLPAEDFYHRVGAVRTGTAFANPPAVPWDRPEFEFRIPSE; encoded by the coding sequence ATGAGTTCACGCACTTCCCCGATCAGCCAGCCGATCACGATACGGAGGGCCGTCGCGCGGGATGCCAAACGGCTCACGCGGCTCGTGCGTGGCTCAGGCGCATACGAGGGTAAGTACGCATCCGCAGTCGCGGGCTACCGGGTCGGTCCTGATTACATCGAAGCCCACCGCGCCTTCGTAGCCGTCGGCGCCGACGAGCATGGAGGCCGGGTCCTCGGGTTCTACTCGCTCGTCCTCGTTCCACCGGAGCTCGACCTGCTGTTCGTCGCCGACGAAGCGCAAGGACGGGGTATTGGACGACTGCTCGTGGCGCACATGCAGTCCGAGGCCCGTGCCGCCGGGCTCGACCGTGTCAAGGTCGTGTCGCATCTTCCCGCCGAGGACTTCTACCACCGCGTTGGTGCAGTGCGGACCGGGACCGCGTTTGCGAACCCGCCCGCCGTGCCGTGGGACCGTCCCGAATTCGAGTTTCGCATTCCCTCGGAATGA